From one Gemella morbillorum genomic stretch:
- a CDS encoding DUF2800 domain-containing protein encodes MGKHALLNASSAHRWLTCPPLPRLENFFEKEVSEVANEGTDAHRLSEYKLRKVLGEKVRKPKLKYFDKDMDSYTDDYVNYIVETIENIKKSTKDPIVLIEQRLDFSNYVPDGFGTGDCIIIADKILHIIDLKYGRGVEVSAEENPQMMLYALGALNIYDALYDIDEVVMTIFQPRKYNISSSKKSVEELKNWADTVLKEKAELAFNGLGVVTYGPWCQFSNCNVVLRARKDYHDKLMRFQLRSPHLLNDAEIEEVLEHIDDLVKWASEIKEYATKITLENDKEWSNYKLVEGRSIRKIKDEERVAEILEENGYKDIYKTSLITLTELQKLLGKDKFNELLGDYIIKPEGKPTLVLKSDKRKEIVKHDVNKEFKVMEEK; translated from the coding sequence ATGGGAAAACATGCTTTGTTGAATGCATCAAGTGCTCATAGATGGCTTACTTGTCCACCGCTACCAAGATTAGAAAACTTCTTTGAAAAAGAAGTATCTGAAGTAGCAAATGAAGGTACTGATGCTCATAGACTATCTGAATATAAGCTAAGAAAAGTATTAGGAGAAAAAGTTAGAAAACCTAAGCTAAAATATTTTGATAAGGATATGGATAGTTATACAGATGATTATGTTAATTATATAGTAGAAACAATAGAAAATATTAAGAAATCTACTAAAGATCCGATAGTTTTAATCGAACAAAGGTTGGACTTTTCAAATTATGTCCCAGACGGTTTTGGAACAGGAGATTGTATAATAATTGCGGATAAGATACTACATATTATTGACTTAAAATATGGACGTGGAGTCGAAGTAAGTGCTGAGGAAAATCCACAGATGATGCTATATGCACTTGGTGCATTAAATATTTATGATGCTTTATATGATATTGATGAAGTTGTTATGACTATTTTCCAACCGAGAAAGTATAATATTTCATCTAGCAAAAAATCAGTAGAAGAACTTAAAAATTGGGCTGATACTGTTCTTAAAGAAAAAGCAGAGTTAGCTTTTAATGGACTTGGGGTTGTAACTTATGGACCTTGGTGTCAGTTTTCTAACTGTAATGTTGTATTACGCGCTCGAAAAGATTATCATGATAAACTTATGAGGTTTCAACTTCGTTCACCTCATCTATTAAATGATGCTGAGATAGAAGAGGTACTAGAACATATTGATGATCTTGTGAAATGGGCTAGTGAAATAAAAGAATATGCAACTAAAATAACCTTAGAGAATGATAAAGAATGGTCAAATTATAAATTAGTAGAAGGTCGCTCTATTAGAAAAATTAAAGATGAAGAAAGAGTCGCAGAGATATTAGAAGAAAATGGATATAAGGATATTTATAAAACAAGTTTAATAACATTAACCGAGCTTCAGAAATTATTAGGAAAAGATAAATTTAATGAACTTCTAGGAGATTATATAATAAAACCTGAAGGTAAACCAACGCTTGTTTTAAAAAGTGATAAAAGAAAAGAAATAGTTAAACATGATGTAAATAAAGAATTTAAAGTAATGGAGGAAAAATAA
- a CDS encoding rRNA biogenesis protein rrp5, which produces MSQTKQLLSVIEDIRRLADSLQSLCEVMTEGKLEQTSVEEKSKVVEDVSSELITNSTKEEQTISLEEVRGVLAKKAQEGKQAEVRELIKTYGVSKLSEVEAKHYVELMKKAEEL; this is translated from the coding sequence ATGAGTCAAACAAAACAATTGCTTAGTGTTATAGAGGATATAAGACGATTAGCGGATAGTCTTCAAAGTCTTTGTGAAGTAATGACTGAGGGAAAATTAGAACAAACTTCTGTTGAAGAAAAATCAAAAGTAGTCGAAGATGTGAGTTCTGAATTAATAACTAACTCTACTAAAGAAGAGCAAACAATCTCACTTGAAGAAGTACGTGGGGTACTAGCTAAAAAAGCCCAAGAAGGTAAGCAAGCAGAGGTAAGAGAGTTAATTAAAACTTATGGTGTAAGCAAGCTATCAGAAGTTGAAGCTAAACACTACGTTGAACTAATGAAGAAAGCTGAGGAACTTTAA